aaagccaagaagagagagaaagagagagagagagagagagagagagagagagagagaatctAAACCGCGTAAGCAGTTTTCGGAATAGGGAAGTGAGATTCAATCCAGATTTGATCTTAATGTGATCGTGCAAATGTGAAACACATCCAAATTCCAAATTCGAAATTCAAAACAAGAGAAATAAGAGATCAAGAGAGATTCAAGAGGTCAAGAGAGATTGACCTATAGAACCTATTGAACGCAGATAATTGATAACGAATTATAAAAGATAGTAGAATACATAAAGAAACATGTCGATACTATTTAACAATTATGATTTGAGTATTCCTTTCTACAACTTGACGAATTTAATATATTCGACTTTTAATTCACATAATTACAACCTGAACTGCACCAAAAAACCTTGGGGAATTGTATGTCACACCGCATTACTCATCTACCAGTAACAGTATAAAAACGATACATTGTCGTAACTTTCACAGTATCAGTGGGTCCAACCATCGAAACAATCATCTGAATAGTTAATAAATGTATTCCAGGGTTGCACCCAAGTTCACATATCcgttgcacacacacataaattataatttgatCCAAAGTATAAGAGACAAAGTCAAAAGTGCCGAAACTGTGCTGATTTCGTTTCGCAATTGTGTCCAAAATTCGGGTCGAAATGCATGGAACCGAAACTTTTCGCTTCTCCTATAGTGTGTCGTCCATATACCGACATGTTGCATTCGAAAGTTATGGCTTCGTCGATACGAGCGTAAAGCGACTGGATCACAGTCGTTAATTAAAGCTCCTACTTGTTGGAACATTCAGAAGCTTCTAGTGAAGTGTCTACTAAAGTTATACGTGTTTTCCTGCCCTGCTTATTACCCCAAACTCTGATAAAAATGGTGTTAATCCAGTTTGGAGCAAATCGGttagtttcaattttcttaacTATAATGAGTTTAGTTTCACTTAAAAGCAATGATTCTATCTTGCCCGAACAATATACTTAGACCATCGATAGTAGAAGAACTGTTACAGGATAAACGGTTCTTTAGCTCACTGCCAAAGCACGGACCACTGGCCGAGTATCGTAATGTGGCCTCGATCGATTGGCGTAGGATGCGCTTTTCCTTCATAGATTTGCGCGGGCTTGAATTGCAACATCGACTTTATTGGCTGTTTCGTACGAGTGAACCATTCATACGGGGGCAAACCGTACGTGACCTTCCCACCGATGAAAGACGACGGTTAGCCATGGTACAGCTGCAGCTGTTGCATCGTGAACGTCTCTTTAATTATGAAACCTTTGTGGAGCGTCCAGATCTTGCATCCGTTTACTATGCAACCATTGCCGAATATGATTTGTCCCTGCTGGTGCGTCTAACCGTCAACTATCTATTCTTCACCGGTGCTATTCGCATGTACGACGAACCCAACGGTCGTTTAGCGCATATAATCGAACAGACAGAAGCAGGACAGATAACTGGTTCATTCGCGTTAACCGAAGTTGGACACGGTACGAATGCCCGGGCAATTCGAACCCGAGCAACATACGATCCTGTTCACCGTGAGTTTATCCTCAACACACCGGATTTTGAAGCGGCAAAATGTTGGGCAGGAAATTTAGCCAAAAGCTGCACGCATATGATCGTCTGGGCACAGTTGTATACGGCGGATGGAGAATGCCATGGGATCAGTGGATTTTTGGTGCCGATTCGTGACCGCTATACGCTGCAACCTTTCCCCGGTTTGTTGGTGGGCGATTTGGGCGAGAAAGCTGGTTTAAATGGCGTAGACAATGGGTTTGTAAGTTTCCAACACTATCGTATTCCGCGAGATCATTTACTAGCACGATTCGGCGATGTTAATGAGGTGACGGGAAAGTTTGAATCGACGATCGATAGTGCTGCGGAACGATTTGCCTTATTAATGGGACCACTTGTGTTGGGTCGGCTTAACATCTGTATCGTTTCACAAACGTTACTCGCTAAAGCGCTCACCATCGGGATTCGTTACTCAGCTGTCAGACGTCAATTTGGGCCAACAATTGATGCTCCAGAGGTACCGATTCTAGAGTATCAGTTACAACAACACCGATTATTGCCCTATCTGGCTACTTGTGTGGCACTGAAGATGTTCAATCGATGGTTTGCCAGTGTGACCGGAAATGCGCAGATCCGTATGCTTCGGGCAGAACCGATCGAGAGTGCCCTACTGCTCGAGATACATATCGTTGCATCCGCCGTCAAACCTATCTGCAGCTGGGCGGCTCGAGATGGTATTCAGGATTGCCGAGAAGCTTGTGGCGGCCACGGTTACCTTCGCATGGCAGGACTTGCAGACATACGGGTGGACAATGACGCGAACTTGACTTACGAGGGTGAGAATAATGTGCTGCTGCAACAGGTGTCCCAACAATTGTTAGGTATTCGAACGAGGGGCGATTACGCCGCCTTCGCGCTGATGTCTCCTCTCGGATCGTTGACATTTCTATCCGACTACGGGCAGATAATGCAGCAACGTCACGAATGTTCTACGGTGGAGCAAGTGCAAGATCTCAAAGGTACCATTGAGTTCACATTCAGAGAATTTATTTACACATTATCAAGAATTTTTGTTCATCTTTCGTTACGCAGTCATTCTCGATACGCTTAGTTGGCTCACGGCTTACACGCTCGAACAAACCTACCGACGTGCCCAGGAATTACTTGGAGAGGGTTGCCAGAAATTCGATGTTCGAAATAATACACAAATCTTCTACGCCAAGGATCTGGCCATAGTGTTTGGAGAGGTAAGTTACGAGCGTATCAGTAAGCGGAGTTCACGAGGACGACTTTATTCTCCTTTTCAGCGTACAATTTTCAGTGCCTTTTGTGACTTTCTCGAGACAATGGAACTCGCACCAGAGCGAACGTATCTAACGCGTCTAGCCGAACTGTACGGTACGACACTTCTGCTAAAACACATGGCAACCCTGCAAAGCGCAGGATACTTCAATATGGACGCTTTGCGGTTGGTACAGGAAGCGATCATACGATTGCTACCCATAGTAAAGCGAGATGCAGTAGCGATGATAGACTCGCTGGCACCACCTGACTTTTTACTCAATTCACCTCTTGGTGCTTCCGATGGCAACATATACGGTCGCATGGAATCGGAACTAATGGCCGGCCAGAATGTCACCGGACGTGCAACATGGTGGAATGAAAtaataccatcatcatcaaagtTGTAATCCTTGGAAGAAGGTTAATGTACCTTTCAAAgcactttttttcaaaaaaaa
The DNA window shown above is from Anopheles funestus chromosome 3RL, idAnoFuneDA-416_04, whole genome shotgun sequence and carries:
- the LOC125770015 gene encoding peroxisomal acyl-coenzyme A oxidase 3-like isoform X2 — protein: MVLIQFGANRPSIVEELLQDKRFFSSLPKHGPLAEYRNVASIDWRRMRFSFIDLRGLELQHRLYWLFRTSEPFIRGQTVRDLPTDERRRLAMVQLQLLHRERLFNYETFVERPDLASVYYATIAEYDLSLLVRLTVNYLFFTGAIRMYDEPNGRLAHIIEQTEAGQITGSFALTEVGHGTNARAIRTRATYDPVHREFILNTPDFEAAKCWAGNLAKSCTHMIVWAQLYTADGECHGISGFLVPIRDRYTLQPFPGLLVGDLGEKAGLNGVDNGFVSFQHYRIPRDHLLARFGDVNEVTGKFESTIDSAAERFALLMGPLVLGRLNICIVSQTLLAKALTIGIRYSAVRRQFGPTIDAPEVPILEYQLQQHRLLPYLATCVALKMFNRWFASVTGNAQIRMLRAEPIESALLLEIHIVASAVKPICSWAARDGIQDCREACGGHGYLRMAGLADIRVDNDANLTYEGENNVLLQQVSQQLLGIRTRGDYAAFALMSPLGSLTFLSDYGQIMQQRHECSTVEQVQDLKVILDTLSWLTAYTLEQTYRRAQELLGEGCQKFDVRNNTQIFYAKDLAIVFGEVSYERISKRSSRGRLYSPFQRTIFSAFCDFLETMELAPERTYLTRLAELYGTTLLLKHMATLQSAGYFNMDALRLVQEAIIRLLPIVKRDAVAMIDSLAPPDFLLNSPLGASDGNIYGRMESELMAGQNVTGRATWWNEIIPSSSKL
- the LOC125770015 gene encoding peroxisomal acyl-coenzyme A oxidase 3-like isoform X3 is translated as MILSCPNNILRPSIVEELLQDKRFFSSLPKHGPLAEYRNVASIDWRRMRFSFIDLRGLELQHRLYWLFRTSEPFIRGQTVRDLPTDERRRLAMVQLQLLHRERLFNYETFVERPDLASVYYATIAEYDLSLLVRLTVNYLFFTGAIRMYDEPNGRLAHIIEQTEAGQITGSFALTEVGHGTNARAIRTRATYDPVHREFILNTPDFEAAKCWAGNLAKSCTHMIVWAQLYTADGECHGISGFLVPIRDRYTLQPFPGLLVGDLGEKAGLNGVDNGFVSFQHYRIPRDHLLARFGDVNEVTGKFESTIDSAAERFALLMGPLVLGRLNICIVSQTLLAKALTIGIRYSAVRRQFGPTIDAPEVPILEYQLQQHRLLPYLATCVALKMFNRWFASVTGNAQIRMLRAEPIESALLLEIHIVASAVKPICSWAARDGIQDCREACGGHGYLRMAGLADIRVDNDANLTYEGENNVLLQQVSQQLLGIRTRGDYAAFALMSPLGSLTFLSDYGQIMQQRHECSTVEQVQDLKVILDTLSWLTAYTLEQTYRRAQELLGEGCQKFDVRNNTQIFYAKDLAIVFGERTIFSAFCDFLETMELAPERTYLTRLAELYGTTLLLKHMATLQSAGYFNMDALRLVQEAIIRLLPIVKRDAVAMIDSLAPPDFLLNSPLGASDGNIYGRMESELMAGQNVTGRATWWNEIIPSSSKL
- the LOC125770015 gene encoding peroxisomal acyl-coenzyme A oxidase 3-like isoform X1, with the translated sequence MILSCPNNILRPSIVEELLQDKRFFSSLPKHGPLAEYRNVASIDWRRMRFSFIDLRGLELQHRLYWLFRTSEPFIRGQTVRDLPTDERRRLAMVQLQLLHRERLFNYETFVERPDLASVYYATIAEYDLSLLVRLTVNYLFFTGAIRMYDEPNGRLAHIIEQTEAGQITGSFALTEVGHGTNARAIRTRATYDPVHREFILNTPDFEAAKCWAGNLAKSCTHMIVWAQLYTADGECHGISGFLVPIRDRYTLQPFPGLLVGDLGEKAGLNGVDNGFVSFQHYRIPRDHLLARFGDVNEVTGKFESTIDSAAERFALLMGPLVLGRLNICIVSQTLLAKALTIGIRYSAVRRQFGPTIDAPEVPILEYQLQQHRLLPYLATCVALKMFNRWFASVTGNAQIRMLRAEPIESALLLEIHIVASAVKPICSWAARDGIQDCREACGGHGYLRMAGLADIRVDNDANLTYEGENNVLLQQVSQQLLGIRTRGDYAAFALMSPLGSLTFLSDYGQIMQQRHECSTVEQVQDLKVILDTLSWLTAYTLEQTYRRAQELLGEGCQKFDVRNNTQIFYAKDLAIVFGEVSYERISKRSSRGRLYSPFQRTIFSAFCDFLETMELAPERTYLTRLAELYGTTLLLKHMATLQSAGYFNMDALRLVQEAIIRLLPIVKRDAVAMIDSLAPPDFLLNSPLGASDGNIYGRMESELMAGQNVTGRATWWNEIIPSSSKL